Sequence from the Hamadaea flava genome:
GATCCGCTACGCCTCCTTCTCGGCCGCCGACGCCCGGCTCTCCACAGTGTCCAGTGGCTATGACGTGCCGGTCCAAGCGGTCGCCGGCGGCACGTATCACAAGCCGGACGTCGCGGTGAACTCGTCCGGTACCACCGTGCTGGCCTGGGAGGACGACGAGGACGGCAACGGCGGCTACAGCATCCGCGGCATCACCGGCACCCTCGCCGGCGTCTTCGGCTCCATCGTCGCCGTGCACACCGGCGACCTGTCCGACGGCCAGCAATGGGAACCCGCCGTGGCGATCGGATCCGGCGGGACCTGGTACACCACGTGGACCGACGACTACACCGGCCGAACCGGCTCCGACGGCAACCCGCAACAACAGATCTACGTGCGCGGGTTCACCGGCACGACGGCCGCCTTCGCGGCGCGTACCGTCAGCGGCCCCATCTACACCTGGTCGGTGGACACCACCGGCGCGTACGCGGTGACGACGCAGACGGCGTACCAGTCAGATCGGGTGGGACGTCAGGCCCACTCGGACGTCGCGGTCGACGGGGCCGGCAACGCCGTGGTGACCTGGCACGAGACGGGACAGGCCACCGGGCTCACCAGCGCGAGCAGCGGGTCGGAGGTCTGGGCCCGCGGCGTCGGGCCGACCGGAGCGACGACGAACCTGTTCCCCGAGAGCCGGCTGAGCGTCTTCACCGCCAACCGGCAGGACGACCCCGCCATCGGCGTCGACCAGAACGGCACCCTGACGGTCGTCTACGTCGACGACTGGGACGGCAACGGCGGCACCCAGCTCTACCTCCGCTACGGCCTGCGCAACTGCGCACAGACCTGCTGACCGCAACGAATGAAGCCACGAGCCGGGCGGTTCCTGCCGACCGCCCGGCTCAACGGCGAGATAACCTTCGCCGGTGTCCAGCCCGCCTTCCCCGGCTCCAACGGCTTCGACGGCTCCGCCGCCGATCGGCAGCGTCGCTTGGGATCATGAGCTTGTCGCGCTAGGGATCGACCGGGTGACCGTGGACCGAGAGCTCGATGAGGCGCTCACAGACGCCAGGGAGAGCGGATCGGCCGAACCCGACGGGCACGACGTCTACCTCAACGACGCGTCGCCGGAGACCGCAGCTGTCCTGGTTCTGTTCCATCAGACCAATCCCTCGTATTCCGCGCTGATGTACCTGCGTTTCGTCTGGAACGGCGCCGGCCAGATCCTGCGGGACTGGATAGTGCGCCAGTTCGCCACGATGCTCGTCCACGGTCCGGAACCGGTCGCGGAGTCGGCCCGGCTCGCCCTCAACGTCGACTATTTCGAGGATCACCGCATCGTCGACGAGGTGTTCGACCGGCTACTGGCGCAGGTGCCCTTGGTGCAGTCACAGTGGCTGCTGCGCGCGGGAGGCCCGGTGCCGTGGCCGCGCAAACGTTCGCTCTTCCTCGCGGCGGCAGAGGTTCCCGGGTTGCACGCATCGCTGGCGGAAGGGATCGCCGCATCTTTCTACCGCGTGTACGGCGACGTCGACGCGCCGGAGGCGGCAGAGCTGGTCCAGCGCATCGACATCGCAGACGACGAGATCAGATCAGCGCTGATCGAAGCCACGACCGGGCCGATGCTGATGCGGACCGGGTCGGCGATCGTGGTGACTGACGCGCGGTGGGCGTACCCGGACTCCTTCCTGCTGGAGATGGCCGTCGCTGGAAGCAGGACGCGCTGGTCGGCGCGACCCGAACTGGTCGTCGACGGGCAGTTGCGCGGTCGGCTGATGCATTGGTCGTATCCGTTTCAGCGCGAACTCGAACACGACGTGCTACGCGGCCCCGCCATGGAGAAGGCCGGCTGGAACCGGATTGAGGCGCATCCGGCCGACGCCGCGGACTGGATCGACCGGGAGGTCGAAGTGTGGCCCCGGAAGCTGCGGGAGTACCTGTCCCGGAGATGATCCGTCGGATGCGTCGCGGGGCATCGGTCAGTCATTTGGTAGGCAGCTGCCCGTACACGGCGGTCTCGACGAAGTCATAACCGAGGTCGAAGCGGATGCCGTCCGGGTTGGTCAGGCGTGCATCGCGATACCAGCCCTGGTCGGCTTCCGGGTGTGGCCCGACGACGCCGACGCGCCCGGAGCCGTAGCCGGCGACGACGGCGGCCGGAGCGCCCGTGTTATAGGTGGCGAGCACGGTCGCCGGGGCGCCGTCGTTGAGCCGGAACAGTGGTCCGTCCTGAAAGTACATGTGGCGTTGCTGGCCGCGCCAGGTGATCGGGACGACGGTGTCGTCGTCGCTGTCGGTGCTGGCGCCGGGAGTGTCGATGTATTGGCCGACGTCTCCCGGCAGCAGCCCGAATCCGGGATTGCCGGCGGCGAGGTAGGCGCCGAGGCAGAACCCGAGATACGTGCCGCCGTTGTTCACGAAGTCGCGGACGTAGGAGCTGTAGTCACGCAGCTGACGCCAGGTACGGCTGACCTGGCCTCCGCCGGGCTGGACGTAGACGGTGGCTTCGGCCAGTTCGTCCGGTGAGATCTGGCGATCCTCGTCGGGGCCGCAGTACGCGGTGCGGAACTTCGTGGGGCCGGAGCGCAGGAGCGCGGCCACGGATTCCGAGCATCCGGAGCAGGACGCGCCGCCGCGATAGATCAGGGCCAGTGGATTCGACTCCGCCGGAGGTCGGTTGGCCTCTCTGAACCATGCCATGCCCGACGCCGCGGCCACGACGCCGACGGCGGTCCCGCCAAGGAGTAGTTGTCGCCGATTCACCGTGATGCCTCCGAGCTGACGGGGATCGTGGCGGGTTCGCCACCTGGTTGGCCGGCGACGGGCGCGTTCGCCGAGGTTCTGTGGGGTTGGGCTCGTGGTGGGCGGCGCGAGGGCGGTGTCGCCCAGCGGCGGCCTGCTCGGGTCAACGCGGTGACGAGGGCTTCGAGCGGACCCTTGCCGATCGTCGCGCGTACGCAGAGCCCGAGGAACAGCACCCCGCCAAGCTGCACGAGGAACCCGGTGGTCGGCGTGTAGGTGTCGTAGCTCGAACTCATGAACACCGTGTGCAGGGTGTACAGGGTAAGCGTGATGCTGCCCGCCGCGCCCAGCGGCGTCTGCACGGCGGCCACCAGCCAGCGCAGCGCGGTGGGACGGGCGATCCGGGCGACGAGCAGCATGATCCCGAGGAGGGCGACCGCGGTGCCGGTGGTGCCGAGCAGGTCGAGCGGGGTGCCCGTGTGCGGGGAGTCGATCGCGAGCCACCACCACGTGGAGGTGGGCGCGGTGCCGTCGCCGCCGAGGTTGAGCATGTCGAGCGTCTCGTACTCGTCCAGCGTGCTGGCGTACTGGGCCGGCCAGATGTGTTCCAGCGCGAGCTGCGACAGTCGCGACGCGGTCACCGCGGCCGCCACGGCGAACACCGTCCCGGTGGCGAGCAGGGCGATGGCCGTACGCAGCCTGGCCAGGTTCAGCCGGCCGATGACGATGCCCGCGCACAGGTACGCCATCCAGGTCAGCGCCGGGTACATGCCGGTGATCGACAGTTGGGTGAGCGACTCGAGTGGATGCGTGAACAACCACCCGAACGTGAGGTTCGGCTGGGTCGGCCCCGTCAGGCGGGGGAGCCAGAGGTGGGTCAGCACCGGCATCCCGCCGGTCACCGCGATCCCGGTGAACGCGACCAGCCAGGTCGGCAGGAAGACCAGCGGGATCGTGAGCAGGAGCATGACCGCGTAGTAGGGCAGGATCACAGTGGCGGTCGCGGCGTTCGTGTAGCCCAGGGCGAACCCGATCGCTGCGATTGCCAGCGCCCGGATGAGCAGCGCGGTCATCGTGGGCAGCGCGGCCGATGCGCGTACGCGTCGGCGGCCGGTCAGAAACGCGATGGTGACGCCGGTGAGGACCGCGAACGCCGCCGCGGCCCGTCCGGAGAAGATCGTCGTCGACCAGGTCGGCTGGCCGAGCGCGTCGGTGTCGTTGAGCGAGTGGACGGCGATCATGCCGAGGAGGGCCGCGCCCCGGGTGGCGTCGACCGCGAGAATCCGTCGCCGGTCGCCGGTCGTTATGGGTGCGGTCGGTGGTGGTGCGGCCGCCTCGCCGGCACGCGGTTTCAGGGCTTGATCGGTCATGGCGTCAGAACCTCGTCCACCAGGTCGAGCCCGAGGTCGGTGCCGAGGACGCCGCCGGAGTCCAGCTTCGCGTCGGCGTACCAGCCTTCGTCGGCCTCGGGATGCGGACCGACCACGGCGACCCGGCCCGCGCCGAACCCGGCCACCATGGCTGCGATGGCGCCGTTGGGATAGGTGGCGATGACTGTCACGTCCGCGTCGCGGCGGGTCCGGAAGTACGGTCCGTCCTGGAAGAACAGCGTCCGTTCCCGGCCCCGCCACGAGACGCGGACGAGGGTGTCGTCCTCGGAGTCGACGGTGGCTCCGCGAGAGGCGATGTACTGGTCGGTGTCGCCGGGCAGCAGGGAGAACCCCGGCGTCGCGCCGGCGAGGTAGCCGCCGAGGCAGATTCCCAGGTACCGGCCACCGCCGCGGACGAATCTGCGGATGTCCTTGCGGTGGCGGCGCATGTGCCGGTACGCATCGGCGAGCGTGTCCCCGCCGGGTTGCACGTAGAGCGACGCCCCGGCCAGTGTCTT
This genomic interval carries:
- a CDS encoding BPL-N domain-containing protein; protein product: MAWFREANRPPAESNPLALIYRGGASCSGCSESVAALLRSGPTKFRTAYCGPDEDRQISPDELAEATVYVQPGGGQVSRTWRQLRDYSSYVRDFVNNGGTYLGFCLGAYLAAGNPGFGLLPGDVGQYIDTPGASTDSDDDTVVPITWRGQQRHMYFQDGPLFRLNDGAPATVLATYNTGAPAAVVAGYGSGRVGVVGPHPEADQGWYRDARLTNPDGIRFDLGYDFVETAVYGQLPTK
- a CDS encoding heparan-alpha-glucosaminide N-acetyltransferase domain-containing protein, with amino-acid sequence MTDQALKPRAGEAAAPPPTAPITTGDRRRILAVDATRGAALLGMIAVHSLNDTDALGQPTWSTTIFSGRAAAAFAVLTGVTIAFLTGRRRVRASAALPTMTALLIRALAIAAIGFALGYTNAATATVILPYYAVMLLLTIPLVFLPTWLVAFTGIAVTGGMPVLTHLWLPRLTGPTQPNLTFGWLFTHPLESLTQLSITGMYPALTWMAYLCAGIVIGRLNLARLRTAIALLATGTVFAVAAAVTASRLSQLALEHIWPAQYASTLDEYETLDMLNLGGDGTAPTSTWWWLAIDSPHTGTPLDLLGTTGTAVALLGIMLLVARIARPTALRWLVAAVQTPLGAAGSITLTLYTLHTVFMSSSYDTYTPTTGFLVQLGGVLFLGLCVRATIGKGPLEALVTALTRAGRRWATPPSRRPPRAQPHRTSANAPVAGQPGGEPATIPVSSEASR
- a CDS encoding BPL-N domain-containing protein, producing the protein MPDTRRLSGQASLRDAPIALVYRGPASLPGCPEAAARLLKTSPRGFDVRYAGPYEDFPLSAKTLAGASLYVQPGGDTLADAYRHMRRHRKDIRRFVRGGGRYLGICLGGYLAGATPGFSLLPGDTDQYIASRGATVDSEDDTLVRVSWRGRERTLFFQDGPYFRTRRDADVTVIATYPNGAIAAMVAGFGAGRVAVVGPHPEADEGWYADAKLDSGGVLGTDLGLDLVDEVLTP